One part of the Solanum dulcamara chromosome 8, daSolDulc1.2, whole genome shotgun sequence genome encodes these proteins:
- the LOC129901554 gene encoding putative pentatricopeptide repeat-containing protein At1g12700, mitochondrial isoform X1 yields MKRISLRNGNAIPFISFFPNSHSASAITVRDYSDKSISGKGKVGLNSSNFDKVKSLDDAVNLFNQMVRMKPLPSLVHFSKLFKNMISMKYYTAVLSLFREMQKLGIPIDVFILTGVINSYCLMHRSDCAFSVLTIYLKSGIPFSVVTFNTLLRGIFAENKVKDAVELFKKLVRNKICEPDVVMYATVMNGLSKRGHTDKTLSLLRLMEQGNTKPNIYIYNIVIDSLCKDRSLDAAITLLNEMKQRGIPPDIVTYNTIIDGLCRIGQWEKVKILFSEMVNLNIYPDVHSFTILIDGLCKEGEVEGAEEVMKHMVEKGVDPDIITYNAIMDGYCLCGQLDRARRIFDIVIEKGIEPDIISYNILINGYCKKKNLAKAMQLFCEISRKGSKPNNVTYNTILQGLFEVGRTGEAKQIDAEMLFAGTKPNIYTHLTLLNGYFKCGLVEEAMSLFNKLERSGEYTNNAFYSVVINGLCKNGKLNEAHAVFEKLSFLGLFPDVRTYTVMINGFCLEGLFDEAKDILRKMEDNGCSPNNVTYNVIVQGFLRCNKISEMASFMKEMAGRGFSFDATTAGFLVDVVRENSSVLDMIPELHSKNKK; encoded by the coding sequence ATGAAGAGAATTTCTCTGCGAAATGGCAATGCTATTCCCTTTATCTCTTTCTTCCCTAATTCACATTCTGCTTCCGCAATTACAGTAAGAGATTATTCTGATAAATCCATTTCAGGAAAGGGTAAAGTTGGGTTAAACAGTAGCAATTTTGACAAAGTAAAGAGTTTAGATGATGCTGTGAATCTCTTCAATCAAATGGTTAGAATGAAACCTCTTCCTTCACTTGTCCATTTCTCTAAATTGTTTAAGAATATGATAAGTATGAAGTATTACACTGCTGTCCTTTCTCTTTTTCGAGAAATGCAGAAATTGGGTATCCCAATTGATGTTTTCATCTTGACTGGTGTGATTAATAGTTATTGTCTGATGCATCGTTCTGATTGTGCATTTTCGGTGTTAACCATTTACTTGAAAAGTGGCATTCCATTTAGTGTTGTTACCTTTAACACCCTATTAAGAGGAATCTTTGCTGAAAATAAGGTTAAAGATGcagttgaattgttcaaaaaatTGGTGAGAAACAAGATTTGTGAGCCTGACGTAGTCATGTATGCAACTGTCATGAATGGACTTAGTAAAAGGGGCCATACTGACAAGACTTTAAGTTTGCTCCGTTTAATGGAACAAGGGAACACTAAGCCCAACATATATATCTACAACATTGTTATAGATTCCCTTTGCAAAGACAGAAGCTTAGATGCTGCTATCACTCTTTTGAATGAGATGAAGCAGAGAGGTATTCCTCCAGACATAGTCACGTATAATACAATAATTGATGGTTTGTGTAGGATTGGTCAGTGGGAAAAAGTTAAGATTTTGTTCTCTGAGATGGTGAACCTTAATATTTATCCAGATGTGCACTCCTTCACCATACTAATAGATGGACTATGCAAAGAAGGAGAAGTCGAAGGTGCGGAGGAAGTAATGAAACACATGGTCGAAAAGGGTGTAGATCCTGATATAATCACCTACAATGCAATTATGGATGGATATTGTTTGTGTGGTCAACTAGATAGAGCAAGAAGAATTTTTGATATCGTGATAGAGAAGGGCATTGAGCCTGACATTATTAGCTATAACATACTAATAAACGGATATTGTAAGAAAAAGAATTTGGCTAAGGCCATGCAATTGTTTTGTGAAATTTCTAGAAAGGGATCAAAACCTAATAATGTTACCTACAATACTATCTTGCAAGGTCTGTTTGAAGTTGGAAGAACTGGTGAAGCAAAACAAATTGATGCTGAGATGCTATTTGCGGGGACCAAGCCAAATATATACACTCATCTCACTTTGCTCAATGGTTATTTTAAGTGTGGACTTGTTGAAGAAGCTATGTCACTCTTTAATAAGTTAGAAAGAAGTGGAGAATATACTAATAATGCATTTTATAGTGTTGTCATTAACGGATTGTGCAAAAATGGTAAACTCAACGAAGCGCATGCTGTTTTCGAGAAGCTTTCTTTCCTTGGATTGTTCCCGGATGTGAGAACATACACCGTAATGATAAATGGATTTTGTCTTGAAGGGTTGTTTGATGAAGCTAAAGATATTCTAAGAAAAATGGAAGACAACGGTTGTTCTCCAAACAATGTCACTTATAATGTCATTGTGCAAGGATTTCTCAGGTGCAACAAAATTAGTGAAATGGCATCTTTTATGAAGGAAATGGCTGGAAGGGGATTCTCATTTGATGCAACTACAGCTGGTTTTTTGGTAGACGTTGTAAGGGAGAATTCTTCTGTCCTTGACATGATACCAGAGCTTCACTCGAAAAATAAGAAGTGA